Proteins from a genomic interval of Vulgatibacter sp.:
- a CDS encoding Dickkopf N-terminal cysteine-rich domain-containing protein, which produces MHGYRMAAVLVLLVAVGSVGCGTEENDEEGAGGAGGVGGTGAAGGSGGSGGGESPKCEVDADCAEGELCLLDGECAVLCTADEECAQGESCVEVETGGVTICTPAATTDCETDADCTGDEVCADGMCLASGCSSSADCEEGEACVAGSCVADAGGSCTTTADCYADVSYCADLGTETACVDVSCGGDLNSCSRCALGPNGGAIDASGPLLFFPEQFGSCEQDPNVCLPGAAPFACTFTVLAFDPDDDLPTTGLNEAIRTITATAAELATFGTSSRTSGNFQQFTFRSCFPETSSGNIGTAVVLRDQAGNDSQSLCIDGRLQ; this is translated from the coding sequence ATGCATGGGTACCGGATGGCCGCAGTGCTGGTGCTGCTCGTGGCCGTGGGCAGCGTGGGTTGCGGCACCGAAGAGAACGACGAGGAAGGCGCCGGCGGCGCGGGGGGCGTCGGCGGCACCGGGGCGGCCGGCGGGAGTGGCGGCTCCGGTGGAGGCGAATCGCCCAAATGCGAGGTGGACGCCGACTGCGCGGAGGGCGAACTCTGCCTGCTCGACGGCGAATGCGCCGTGCTCTGCACCGCCGACGAAGAGTGCGCCCAGGGCGAGAGCTGTGTGGAGGTCGAGACGGGCGGCGTCACGATCTGCACACCGGCTGCGACGACCGACTGCGAGACCGACGCGGACTGCACCGGCGACGAGGTCTGCGCCGACGGCATGTGCCTCGCGTCGGGCTGCAGCTCCTCCGCCGATTGTGAGGAGGGCGAGGCCTGCGTCGCCGGCAGCTGTGTCGCCGATGCCGGCGGCAGCTGCACGACCACCGCCGACTGCTACGCCGACGTGTCCTACTGCGCGGACCTCGGCACCGAGACCGCCTGCGTCGACGTCTCCTGCGGAGGCGATCTCAACAGCTGCTCCCGCTGCGCCCTCGGGCCGAACGGCGGCGCCATCGACGCGAGCGGCCCGCTGCTATTCTTCCCCGAGCAGTTCGGCAGCTGCGAGCAGGATCCCAACGTCTGCCTCCCGGGCGCCGCTCCCTTCGCCTGCACCTTCACCGTCCTCGCCTTCGACCCGGACGACGACCTGCCGACCACCGGCCTGAACGAGGCGATCCGGACGATCACCGCCACGGCTGCCGAGCTCGCCACCTTCGGCACCTCCAGCCGGACCAGCGGCAACTTCCAGCAGTTCACCTTCCGCAGCTGCTTTCCGGAGACCAGCTCCGGAAACATCGGGACCGCCGTCGTCCTCCGGGACCAGGCGGGCAACGACTCGCAGTCCCTGTGCATCGACGGCAGGCTGCAGTAG
- the rpoC gene encoding DNA-directed RNA polymerase subunit beta' codes for MKDIFNFFEKPKDPLSFSAIRISLASPDKIRQWSHGEVKKPETINYRTFKPERDGLFCAKIFGPVKDYECNCGKYKRMKHRGVVCEKCGVEVIQSKVRRERLGHITLATPVAHIWFLKSLPSRIGNILDITLKDLEKVLYCESYIVVDPKNTPLERCELLSEDRYSKLREEYGDDAFSAGMGGEAVRDLLMTIEVDKLAVELREDMKVATSDAKRKKLAKRLKVMEAFRESANKPEWMMMEVIPVIPPDLRPLVPLDGGRFATSDLNDLYRRVINRNNRLKRLMELNAPDIIIRNEKRMLQEAVDALFDNGRRGKTITGPNKRPLKSLSDMLKGKQGRFRQNLLGKRVDYSGRSVIVVGPELRLHQCGLPKVMALELFKPFIYNKLEEKGYVTTIKSAKKMVEKERPEVWDILEEVIKEHPVLLNRAPTLHRLGIQAFEPVLTEGKAIRLHPLVCTAFNADFDGDQMAVHVPLSIEAQLEARILMMSTNNILSPANGKPIIVPSQDIVLGCYYMTRKREFARGEGKTFASVAEVRAAYDHGEVDLQAEITCRINGKRETTTVGRSLLCEIMPSAIPFEAYNKSLGKKELGGLIDLCYRLSGEKETVLLADRLRTTGYTQATRAGISVGLKDMLIPEAKAVFLERAQKEVKEIEEQYLEGLITDGERYNKVIDIWAQVTEEVAAEMMTKISTEVAERNGEERRQPSFNPIFIMADSGARGSAQQIRQLAGMRGLMAKPSGEIIETPITANFREGLTVLQYFISTHGARKGLADTALKTANSGYLTRRLVDVAQDAIINEYDCGTFSGIEATALVEGGEIIEPLGERILGRVALDDVLDPVTGEVLVAANEEIDEANVRKIENAGIDKVKMRSVLTCQARRGVCMECYGRDLARGRRVNFGEAVGVIAAQSIGEPGTQLTMRTFHIGGAASRRAEQSTIENRTAGTVKYHNLHYVTRNDGSIVAMNRNGELAIVDDSGRERERYGVVYGAKLLVKDGSRVEAAQLLAEWDPYAVPILAEVGGVVRFGDIVEGVTMSEQLDEVTGLSRKVVIESRDVNARPRITIKDEEGNTRTLINSEQEARYFLPVGANITVSDGDVIGPGEVMGRMPRETSKTKDITGGLPRVAELFEARKPKEFAVVADIDGVVSFGKDTKGKRKVIVTPEVGGKLQADLAREYLISKGKHISVHQGDRVKAGEALMDGAPNPHDILRVLGVNALAAFLVDEIQEVYRLQGVKINDKHIEVIVRQMLRRIRITDVGDTSFLIDETVEKFAFEEENERVMREGGRPALGEPLLLGITKASLSTESWISASSFQETTKVLTEAAISGKIDYLRGLKENITMGRLIPAGTGVSAYKHVDIEVETPVDAVQEVESVLAAGGE; via the coding sequence GTGAAGGACATCTTCAATTTCTTCGAGAAGCCGAAGGATCCCCTCTCTTTCTCGGCGATCCGCATCTCGCTCGCTTCGCCCGACAAGATCCGCCAGTGGTCGCACGGTGAGGTGAAGAAGCCCGAGACGATCAACTACCGCACCTTCAAGCCGGAGCGGGACGGGCTCTTCTGCGCCAAGATCTTCGGGCCGGTGAAGGACTACGAGTGCAACTGCGGCAAGTACAAGCGCATGAAGCACCGTGGCGTCGTCTGCGAGAAGTGCGGCGTCGAGGTGATCCAGTCGAAGGTGCGTCGTGAGCGCCTCGGCCACATCACCCTGGCCACGCCCGTGGCCCACATCTGGTTCCTCAAGTCGCTGCCCAGCCGGATCGGCAACATCCTCGACATCACGCTGAAGGACCTGGAGAAGGTCCTCTACTGCGAGTCGTACATCGTCGTCGATCCGAAGAACACGCCGCTCGAGCGCTGCGAGCTCCTCTCCGAGGACCGCTACTCGAAGCTCCGCGAGGAGTACGGCGACGACGCCTTCTCCGCCGGCATGGGCGGCGAGGCGGTCCGCGACCTGCTGATGACCATCGAGGTCGACAAGCTGGCCGTGGAGCTCCGCGAGGACATGAAGGTCGCCACCTCCGACGCGAAGCGGAAGAAGCTCGCCAAGCGTCTGAAGGTGATGGAGGCGTTCCGCGAGTCCGCCAACAAGCCCGAGTGGATGATGATGGAGGTGATCCCGGTGATCCCGCCGGATCTCCGGCCCCTCGTCCCCCTCGACGGCGGCCGCTTCGCGACCTCCGACCTGAACGACCTCTACCGCCGCGTCATCAACCGCAACAACCGCCTGAAGCGGCTGATGGAGCTCAACGCCCCCGACATCATCATCCGCAACGAGAAGCGGATGCTGCAGGAGGCGGTGGACGCGCTCTTCGACAACGGCCGCCGCGGCAAGACCATCACCGGTCCCAACAAGCGCCCGCTCAAGTCCCTGAGCGACATGCTCAAGGGCAAGCAGGGCCGCTTCCGCCAGAACCTCCTCGGCAAGCGCGTCGACTACTCCGGCCGCTCCGTGATCGTGGTGGGCCCGGAGCTCCGGCTCCACCAGTGCGGCCTGCCCAAGGTCATGGCCCTCGAGCTCTTCAAGCCGTTCATCTACAACAAGCTCGAAGAGAAGGGTTACGTCACCACCATCAAGAGCGCGAAGAAGATGGTGGAGAAGGAGCGTCCCGAGGTCTGGGACATCCTGGAAGAGGTGATCAAGGAGCACCCGGTTCTCCTGAACCGGGCGCCGACCCTGCACCGCCTCGGCATCCAGGCCTTCGAGCCCGTGCTCACCGAAGGCAAGGCGATCCGTCTGCACCCGCTCGTCTGCACCGCGTTCAACGCGGACTTCGACGGTGACCAGATGGCCGTCCACGTGCCGCTCTCGATCGAGGCCCAGCTCGAGGCCCGCATCCTGATGATGAGCACGAACAACATCCTCTCGCCCGCGAACGGCAAGCCGATCATCGTGCCGTCGCAGGACATCGTGCTCGGGTGCTACTACATGACCCGCAAGCGCGAGTTCGCCCGGGGCGAGGGCAAGACCTTCGCCTCCGTGGCCGAGGTTCGTGCCGCCTACGATCACGGCGAGGTCGATCTCCAGGCGGAGATCACCTGCCGCATCAACGGCAAGCGGGAGACCACCACCGTCGGTCGCTCGCTCCTCTGCGAGATCATGCCCTCCGCGATCCCCTTCGAGGCCTACAACAAGAGCCTCGGCAAGAAGGAACTCGGTGGCCTGATCGACCTCTGCTACCGCCTCTCCGGGGAGAAGGAGACCGTGCTCCTCGCCGATCGTCTCCGCACGACCGGCTACACCCAGGCGACCCGCGCCGGCATCTCGGTCGGCCTGAAGGACATGCTGATCCCCGAGGCCAAGGCCGTCTTCCTCGAGCGTGCGCAGAAGGAAGTGAAGGAGATCGAGGAGCAGTACCTCGAGGGCCTCATCACCGACGGCGAGCGCTACAACAAGGTCATCGACATCTGGGCGCAGGTCACCGAGGAGGTGGCCGCCGAGATGATGACCAAGATCTCGACCGAGGTGGCGGAGCGGAACGGCGAGGAGCGCAGGCAGCCCTCGTTCAATCCGATCTTCATCATGGCCGACTCCGGCGCCCGTGGTTCTGCCCAGCAGATCCGCCAGCTCGCCGGTATGCGCGGCCTGATGGCCAAGCCCTCGGGCGAGATCATCGAGACCCCGATCACCGCGAACTTCCGCGAGGGTCTCACCGTGCTGCAGTACTTCATCTCCACGCACGGTGCACGCAAGGGTCTGGCCGACACGGCGCTCAAGACCGCGAACTCCGGTTACCTCACCCGCCGTCTGGTGGACGTGGCCCAGGACGCGATCATCAACGAGTACGACTGCGGCACTTTCTCGGGCATCGAGGCCACCGCGCTGGTCGAGGGCGGCGAGATCATCGAGCCGCTCGGCGAGCGCATCCTCGGCCGCGTGGCCCTGGACGACGTGCTCGACCCGGTCACCGGCGAGGTCCTCGTTGCCGCCAACGAGGAGATCGACGAGGCCAACGTCCGCAAGATCGAGAACGCCGGCATCGACAAGGTGAAGATGCGCTCGGTGCTCACCTGCCAGGCCCGCCGTGGCGTGTGCATGGAGTGCTACGGGCGTGACCTCGCCCGCGGCCGCCGCGTCAACTTCGGCGAGGCCGTCGGCGTCATCGCGGCGCAGTCGATCGGCGAGCCGGGTACGCAGCTGACGATGCGCACCTTCCACATCGGTGGTGCGGCGTCCCGTCGTGCGGAGCAGTCGACCATCGAGAACCGCACCGCCGGTACGGTCAAGTACCACAACCTCCACTACGTGACCCGCAACGACGGCTCCATCGTGGCGATGAACCGCAACGGTGAGCTCGCCATCGTGGACGACTCGGGCCGCGAGCGTGAGCGGTACGGCGTGGTCTACGGCGCCAAGCTCCTGGTGAAGGACGGCTCCCGCGTCGAGGCTGCGCAGCTCCTCGCCGAGTGGGATCCCTACGCGGTGCCCATCCTCGCCGAGGTCGGCGGCGTGGTGCGCTTCGGCGACATCGTCGAAGGCGTCACCATGAGCGAGCAGCTCGACGAGGTGACGGGTCTCTCCCGCAAGGTGGTGATCGAGTCGCGCGATGTGAACGCGCGGCCCCGCATCACCATCAAGGACGAGGAGGGCAACACCAGGACCCTCATCAACTCCGAGCAGGAGGCCCGCTACTTCCTGCCGGTGGGCGCCAACATCACCGTCTCCGACGGCGACGTGATCGGCCCCGGCGAGGTCATGGGCCGCATGCCCCGCGAGACCTCGAAGACCAAGGACATCACCGGCGGTCTGCCGCGTGTCGCCGAGCTCTTCGAGGCCCGCAAGCCCAAGGAGTTCGCGGTCGTCGCCGACATCGACGGCGTCGTCTCCTTCGGCAAGGACACCAAGGGCAAGCGCAAGGTGATCGTGACCCCCGAGGTGGGCGGCAAGCTGCAGGCCGACCTCGCCCGCGAGTACCTGATTTCCAAGGGCAAGCACATCAGCGTGCACCAGGGCGATCGGGTCAAGGCAGGCGAGGCGCTCATGGACGGCGCACCGAACCCGCACGACATCCTCCGCGTGCTCGGTGTGAACGCCCTGGCGGCCTTCCTCGTGGACGAGATCCAGGAGGTCTACCGACTGCAGGGCGTGAAGATCAACGACAAGCACATCGAGGTGATCGTGCGGCAGATGCTCCGCCGCATCCGCATCACCGACGTGGGCGACACGAGCTTCCTCATCGACGAGACGGTCGAGAAGTTCGCGTTCGAGGAAGAGAACGAGCGCGTGATGCGCGAGGGTGGCCGTCCCGCACTGGGCGAGCCGCTCCTCCTCGGCATCACCAAGGCCTCGCTCTCCACCGAGTCGTGGATCTCGGCTTCGTCCTTCCAGGAGACCACCAAGGTCCTCACCGAGGCGGCCATCTCCGGCAAGATCGACTACCTGCGCGGTCTCAAGGAGAACATCACCATGGGCCGCCTCATCCCGGCGGGCACCGGTGTCTCCGCCTACAAGCACGTGGACATCGAGGTCGAGACCCCGGTGGACGCGGTGCAGGAAGTGGAGTCGGTCCTCGCCGCTGGCGGCGAATGA
- a CDS encoding metallopeptidase family protein, with protein MFFRSPKIDHLLERCAAHLGADEPEHALAVAEEAVRTAPRSAAAHVQRAAALVALDRLEEALGSYERALELDRKHPDALLGAADLLIGVLGGAPEKLERGLALGERGVKVARKAGDERLAGEFLLLEAVAFNELGNPRLALERADAAIAALGPERDAQVERGVALFESCLFDEARRQFEALLGADEDEPWAHHYLGLLAERRGDAAAAELHFGRARALAPEEFPVPITLSEKEFDRVVEQALARLPEPVRRYLSNVAIAVEPVPAEGDLAGGDVSPTVLGLFRGSPLAEKASMDPWAHFPSSILLYQRNLERFARDREDLIEQIDVTLLHEVGHFLGFDEDDLAERGLD; from the coding sequence ATGTTCTTCCGCTCTCCGAAGATCGACCACCTCCTCGAGCGCTGCGCGGCGCACCTCGGGGCCGACGAGCCCGAGCACGCCCTCGCGGTCGCCGAGGAAGCGGTCCGCACCGCCCCCCGCAGCGCCGCCGCCCACGTGCAGCGGGCTGCTGCGCTGGTGGCCCTCGATCGGCTCGAAGAAGCCCTGGGGAGCTACGAGCGCGCGCTGGAGCTCGACCGCAAGCATCCGGACGCGCTGCTCGGCGCTGCCGATCTGCTGATCGGCGTCCTCGGCGGGGCGCCCGAGAAGCTGGAACGGGGCCTCGCCCTCGGCGAGCGCGGGGTCAAGGTCGCGCGCAAGGCCGGGGACGAGCGCCTCGCCGGCGAATTCCTCCTCCTCGAGGCGGTCGCGTTCAACGAGCTGGGCAACCCGCGCCTCGCCCTCGAGCGGGCGGATGCTGCCATCGCCGCCCTCGGGCCGGAGCGCGACGCGCAGGTGGAGCGCGGCGTCGCCCTCTTCGAGAGCTGCCTTTTCGACGAGGCCCGCCGGCAGTTCGAGGCGCTCCTCGGGGCGGACGAGGACGAGCCGTGGGCCCACCACTACCTCGGCCTGCTCGCGGAGCGCAGGGGCGACGCCGCAGCAGCGGAGCTCCACTTCGGCAGGGCGCGCGCCCTGGCGCCGGAGGAGTTCCCGGTGCCGATCACCCTGAGCGAGAAGGAGTTCGACCGGGTGGTGGAGCAGGCGCTGGCGCGGCTCCCGGAGCCGGTGCGCCGCTATCTCTCCAACGTCGCCATCGCGGTCGAGCCCGTACCCGCCGAAGGAGATCTCGCCGGCGGCGACGTCTCGCCCACGGTCCTCGGCCTCTTCCGCGGCAGCCCGCTGGCAGAGAAGGCGAGCATGGATCCCTGGGCCCATTTCCCCAGCTCGATCCTGCTCTACCAGCGCAATCTCGAGCGCTTCGCCAGGGACCGCGAGGACCTGATCGAGCAGATCGACGTGACCCTCCTCCACGAGGTCGGCCACTTCCTCGGCTTCGACGAGGACGACCTCGCGGAGCGCGGGCTCGACTAA
- a CDS encoding demethoxyubiquinone hydroxylase family protein, with protein sequence MPQTDPFHSLVPRKMTDSELARAIRLDLEAELDAVNLYAAHIDATDNEDAKRVIRHVMNEEKEHAALFFELLKRLDPEQAEEAAKADTKYRLLVAGASDEEVEAAEEAGEGGAEPPEPAVHQLTVGGLRRPRG encoded by the coding sequence ATGCCCCAGACCGATCCGTTCCACAGCCTCGTTCCCCGGAAGATGACCGACTCGGAGCTCGCCCGGGCCATCCGCCTCGACCTCGAGGCCGAGCTCGACGCGGTGAACCTCTACGCCGCGCACATCGACGCCACCGACAACGAGGACGCCAAGCGGGTGATCCGCCACGTGATGAACGAGGAGAAGGAACACGCGGCGCTCTTCTTCGAATTGCTCAAGCGGCTCGATCCCGAGCAGGCGGAGGAGGCCGCGAAGGCCGACACCAAATACCGGCTCCTCGTCGCCGGCGCCTCCGACGAGGAGGTCGAAGCGGCGGAGGAGGCGGGGGAGGGTGGCGCGGAACCGCCGGAGCCGGCGGTCCACCAGCTCACCGTCGGCGGCCTGCGCCGCCCGCGGGGTTGA